In the genome of Streptomyces sp. V2I9, one region contains:
- a CDS encoding serine/threonine-protein kinase: protein MDRSQGTDAGPVLAGRYRLGDVLGRGGMGKVWRAHDEVLHRTVAVKELTAGLYVAEADRLVLHARTQKEARAAARITHPGVVTVHDVIEYDQRPWIVMQYVDGPSLADAAKESGEVAPREAARIGLHVLSALRAAHSAGVLHRDVKPGNVLLARDGQVLLTDFGIAAIEGDSTITRTGELVGSIDYLAPERVRGGDPGPASDLWSLGATLYTAVEGTSPFRRTSPISTMQAVVTEEPPAPVNAGPLGPVITALLRKDPDERPTAAQTEQMLLDAMEGREPRSAQAHVPTQRYPEESRYGYRGPHGSAAPAGPHTADAPADPPGSDGATARLPGATSAATAQPDAPGPERTSPVTGPVPPPATRRSGSRWRTVLVVVVAAAVLGGGAGLIAMKYGEGPGSPGTPGTPGGTAASGPPSAPGTTPEGTAPAQGTPEIPEGWHRVDDPAGFSLLVPDGWTRQVQDGQIDYTPDGGAHRIRISVDPDPDFDHPYLHMQSMEEQLSERLPGYQRIGMEENTFRDRPGALWEFTWNETKDHAGPRHGIDQMYYGGPGGPEYALYLTAPQDGWEVSRAKFDVMLRSWRAPEARR from the coding sequence GTGGATCGATCACAGGGCACGGACGCGGGACCGGTGCTGGCGGGGCGCTACCGGCTGGGCGACGTGCTCGGCCGGGGCGGTATGGGCAAGGTCTGGCGGGCCCATGACGAGGTGCTGCACCGCACGGTCGCCGTCAAGGAGTTGACCGCCGGGCTGTACGTCGCCGAGGCGGACCGGCTCGTCCTGCACGCGCGGACCCAGAAGGAGGCGCGGGCGGCGGCGCGCATCACGCACCCCGGAGTCGTCACCGTCCACGACGTGATCGAGTACGACCAACGCCCCTGGATCGTCATGCAGTACGTCGACGGGCCCTCGCTCGCCGACGCCGCCAAGGAGAGCGGCGAGGTCGCCCCGCGCGAGGCGGCCCGCATCGGACTGCACGTGCTGAGCGCCCTGCGCGCCGCCCACAGCGCCGGGGTGCTGCACCGCGACGTCAAGCCGGGCAACGTCCTGCTGGCCCGCGACGGACAGGTGCTCCTCACCGACTTCGGGATCGCCGCGATCGAGGGCGACTCCACCATCACCCGGACCGGGGAACTGGTCGGCTCCATCGACTACCTGGCCCCGGAACGGGTACGCGGCGGCGATCCCGGACCGGCCTCCGACCTCTGGTCGCTGGGCGCCACGCTGTACACGGCGGTCGAGGGGACCTCCCCGTTCCGGCGCACGTCCCCGATCTCCACCATGCAGGCCGTCGTCACCGAGGAGCCGCCCGCTCCGGTCAACGCCGGTCCGCTCGGCCCCGTGATCACCGCCCTGCTCCGCAAGGACCCGGACGAGCGGCCCACCGCCGCGCAGACCGAGCAGATGCTGCTGGACGCCATGGAGGGCCGCGAGCCCCGGTCCGCGCAGGCGCACGTGCCCACCCAGCGCTACCCGGAGGAGTCCCGCTACGGCTACCGGGGCCCGCACGGCTCCGCGGCCCCGGCCGGCCCGCACACCGCCGACGCCCCGGCCGACCCGCCCGGCTCCGACGGGGCCACCGCCCGGCTGCCGGGAGCGACGTCCGCGGCGACCGCGCAGCCCGACGCCCCCGGCCCGGAGCGGACGTCCCCGGTCACCGGCCCCGTCCCGCCCCCGGCGACCCGGCGGTCCGGCTCCCGCTGGCGGACGGTGCTCGTCGTGGTCGTCGCCGCGGCCGTCCTCGGTGGCGGGGCCGGGCTGATCGCCATGAAGTACGGGGAAGGGCCGGGCAGCCCCGGCACCCCCGGCACCCCCGGCGGCACCGCCGCGAGCGGTCCGCCGTCCGCCCCCGGCACCACCCCGGAAGGGACCGCCCCCGCGCAGGGGACACCGGAGATACCCGAGGGCTGGCACCGGGTGGACGACCCGGCGGGCTTCAGCCTGCTCGTGCCCGACGGCTGGACGCGGCAGGTCCAGGACGGCCAGATCGACTACACCCCGGACGGCGGGGCCCACCGCATCCGCATCAGCGTCGATCCGGACCCGGACTTCGACCACCCGTATCTGCACATGCAGAGCATGGAGGAGCAGCTCTCCGAGCGGCTGCCGGGCTACCAGCGGATCGGGATGGAGGAGAACACCTTCCGCGACCGCCCCGGCGCGCTCTGGGAGTTCACCTGGAACGAGACCAAGGATCACGCGGGGCCCCGGCACGGCATCGACCAGATGTACTACGGCGGGCCCGGCGGCCCCGAGTACGCCCTGTATCTGACCGCTCCGCAGGACGGCTGGGAGGTCAGCCGCGCGAAGTTCGACGTCATGCTGCGCAGTTGGCGGGCCCCCGAAGCCCGGCGGTGA